ttctgaaaacccatttagtaccaatcacattcttgtcaactggcctagggactagatcccaagtgtgattcctctctatctgatcaaattcttcattcatggccttcatccaactctcatcattgcttgcctcatcaacagtttttggttcaatcttcgaaagaagagagtatgtgttggtcttcattcttctagtctgaacacctacagtggggtcaccaatgattaactcatctgttttctgttgatcaactctgttgtgtctcctctgctcatctgaatctacctcatcctgttcaacatcaacctcatctttgcttttgagTCTACTATCAActaggtcattctcatcatcaagatcttcaaattctggaagttcatttcctgagcctgaaggaatatcccttttttcatcaactgtgacatcagcactctctacaatttttccaagtctgttgttatagcatctataggccttacttgaagtagaataacctaaaaatataccttcatcagctctatcatcaaacttacccaaatcttgggttgtgtttttgatataacacttgctaccaaagaccttgaagtgtcttgctgtagccgttcttccaaaccagatttcatatggagtcttgctttcatgaggtctcaacatacatctgttatggatgtacactgcagttagaactgcctccttccagaactttttacccatgtcattctctgccaacattgttctagccatgtcttgcactgttctattctttctctctgcaacaccattctgttggggtgttcttggagctgaagtttgttttctgataccatgctcatagcagtattcttcaaaatcatcccaactgtactcacctcctctgtcagatctcagacactttatcttcttccctgtctgattctcaacttgcttcttaaagatcttaaatctttctaaagcctctgacttatgtttgAAGAACATCACctacaccattcttgaatgatcatcaacaaacaacatgatgtatctctctcctgaggtgctaggtgtcctcataggaccacataggtctgtgtgaatcaactgcaatggagaactggaataatactccttagacttgtaggagattctggtttgctttcccttttgacaagatgcacatataggattggagagcttcttcaactcaggaacatctctcactgccttctttgaagaaatcttggcaaggttcttgaaaccaatatgcccaagccttctgtgccacaaccatgtctcctcatcgATGCTaaccatgcaagaatctttctctaactctgtcaaggtgtacaaattccctgaagttctctgtccagtagctacaacctttccaactgatggtcttccctttctgaatctttcctgcacaactgtagaactgacatctccctttgttttccaGATTCTGTTTACTGTTGTCTCAGCCTTTTGTATATCCTTCACTTTCCATACACTGTACAAAGCCACCTGAGACTCACCACTAGATTGTGACTGATGCTTCTTAGAATGTCTTTCATTGACTTGCcttctacaaccacttcttaacttTCTGGTTCTAGAGATCTGATAGTCTCTATCCTTTTGTACAAGCTGAGGGGAGAGCACTGCCTTGCAATGCTTGGCCCAATgtccatgatggtggcatcTAAGACATTCTACTAGTTGTCTACCCAGTGGTGCTATAGGAATCCTCCCTTCATAGCTGGAGTCTAGTCTAGATATACACTCTGCTCTCCTATGTCCATACTCACTGCACCTGTGACAATACCCATGAAAATATGACTGCATCATTGGTAATTGTCTATGCAAACTAGGTGAAGCATTATGTCTATTGGTGGGAGCCATCTGACTCTGCCTGGGAACCATCTGCATAGGTCTCTGATAATTGAACTTGTTGAACCTGCCATACTCAACTGGTCTCTGCTGGTAAGCTCTGTCATAACCACCAACTCTGATTATGTTCCCTATTTGGACTGTTTGTTTGCCTTTACCTCTACTTTTTGTATCTTGTGGACTACCTCCACATCGTGCCTGATGTGtaggagatctcatctcactattgtgtctctcctctctcttcctttgtctcCTTTGAGCTCTCTTCTGTGTTTTTCCTGTAGTCTGTCTCTGTGGTCTGATCTCAACTGTCTCTATAGCTTTCCCTGATGACTCACCCTGCTCTGTTATAGAACTAGAGCTGATGATGGGTAGTCTCTGGTATTCTGCAGACTGAGCTAGATGTCTATCCATCTCTGTAACCACAAATGGAGTGGCTGAATGTCTCCTCTGCAACTCAGTCAACtgtgtttgtagtgaaatgatctctgcttctaattctttgtttaacttcttaaaatcatttgaaatttcactacctcttttaatcactcgagattgcacatctattttctctctcaaggctAAGTTCTCTGATTCAAGCCTGGTACACACCTCACTTTGCTTTCtcagttgatcttcaagagattttataacATGAGGGTCATTTCTGGACTTCATCATCTGTGAGATACAAGAAGCATCAAGCTCTAACAGTTGTGCTCTCAACACATTGGCTGCCTCTTCAAGGATtctacatctctcatctctattgatgacttgtgtttctaatgctgcaataatgaagttgcactccttcatatgtgttctcaaatcaatattgatttcatcttgagttgtagtaatatgtgcctcaacacactcaaATCCACTAGTGTAGCACTCATCTGAACATCTGCTTTCAACATCTAATGTGGACTCTGATATAGCTGGCTCACCTCCATATAGGTTGTGTAATCTCTCCCACATCGCCTTAGCTGATATGCATGAACTGACTTTGACACTCACACTGTCtgttaatccatccaaaatgatCTCTCTAACCTTAGAGTCAATAGTAGAGTCTACACTCCCATTAACCACTGCACTCCATAGATCATACCCCAATGAACCTATATGTGATTTCATCAACTTTCTCCAAAGGATAAAATCtgatccattaaaaatagaagctccagaagtagacttactgaaccaaacacctgatgccatcttcaaccaaccggatcactctgagctgtttaagctgcctctagagtccttgctctgataccaattgttgggtcccgattgacactgagaggggggtgaatcagtgtgccaaatattttttcactttccaactgtacccctgatgtggcaatcactattttcacttcaatagcacagtctattgatgctgcccagagctgctatgtatactactgaccattcttactgttgcatgaaacttactcacataacttgtattgctgcccagagctgtcttataaacctcacacggtaatcactgttacatacatacacagtcgtatgcacatccacactgcaccaccaagtggtcaggtctaccagatgtacacacccattctgcagccaagcactccaatccacaatacaaatacgagcatacacatccacaacacaagaaatacgtgcttcggccagttgcctacatgcacggagtaatgcccactttcgggctcagtatttactcaatactaattatgactgcacccacagccaagggaacacattcccagtttccaccaatgacatacaatggctaggtcttcaccctagttttctcagaatgatctgagaggtcGCACCCACggtaaataggtttaggtagttgtacctaccaaggaacacatagcccctgtgtccagcacccactgaacactaATAAAAtcaagttgggcttataacaatgccctatagtgaagcactcatacatacaaatttcccccaaatagactacaactatcacttaggcattttatcaaacatcttgcctacaatgatttataataatggaaatttggcaaaattgaggttaccttggcaaggagtaaccgtcggagatgcaataatgtcgatctccacttgatgcggaccacaatcacgttgtctcggtgccgccaatgcttcaatcccggttggcacttgggtttcttgaagcaactcacaagaaccaaattctaggttcttcttcttcttctttcttttctccttgtctttactttcatggagtaacaatggcattcacattcacattcacacacaaagagaggaaacaacttcttctctatttccctcttcttctcttctcttctattttcttttcttttctcttggcaacaaccaatagaacttgctaccttggtttccagcagcttcctaagcctctaatggtggctatggatgaagtgcaagaggatggaagtgtttcattcaaacatttagccttccacgagcttcaactcgtttttccgaccacctcagcaacccctctgcctgatttcttccctctgatgtgtagagctcggagagatgaagaatctccaacttgaatcacccaaatcggagttaaaatgagagagttatgaccttttgaagttggagcaatgagatagtccgaaatggaatcttcgtacggtggcgtaggctacaccggcggcgcgcgcaacaggggcgaaatctgaccgtagatctcatataagagatcttataatctaagccgtccgattaaaccaacggacaacagatccaaaccgttagatttgaatcttgatgacgtcatcatgacgtaggcgctgacatcgtcagaagtgttgtcgatctatgattggttgcttttccggattttaagggagcttgtctcccactcacaaaagtgaaaatgcatattgaccgttggatccgaatcttccatgatggctttaatcagatttcatgagatcattaagatcagaatcctttttataccttctgtacacgcgcgaaacacaataacataccttgatatagtgtagcgccagtgcatcaagaattatgcatctaaccaataaaatcccacgcgcaagtatctatctcgtccatatcacaccaaaatctcagcagcctttggatgggcatcaagcatacgtggtcgaatcttggccgtccatttcacttcccttgactcctctttattacaatcaagcccctgcctccatatgtttcagtgcttaaagaccccttgcaactcagaccttcaaaatctttaaattacacaaaagcccttcgaatttcaaaaataaattccgaaaaatccacccaacaccgagagcaactgatggatttttggtttggattttcgaaccgactttacggaaacgcttataactttttcatacgatatccgatcgatatgaaacgaagtgcgttggaatcgtaactggattcTCTACGACTTTTTAGAAGACTCAATCGTCTGAATcatcatgtaaaaagaccaaaatgcccctacacctttccaatgacgtatctttctcatacgcaatcggaatgcgatgaaatcagaaccgttggaaagattgtatttttgtcgtattgttacatgtagaacacttcctttaaaaaaatcatcttcaatgccgaaactgccctcgactgccataaatgccgtaacttcttcatacggtatcggaatgtgacgaaatcaaatgcactggactaggaaaattacaatctatctttttcatgaagaaccgatcttccaaaaatgtcattttcattgccgaaaatgccctcgatcgtgaataggccaattttgccagttttgacccagaaacccgcaccacctattaatgatgtattaaaccactccatgcataccaagctgctctgttatctcatcggtgacactagatactgccatgtcatcattttcatccacgtcacccaaactggccacgtcatcaccgccacgtggccgagttgccaacaaggacaaccataaaacaacaatgaTGTTGTTCGAttcagttcacatttatttggctgaaaccaaaaccacaccatttacgaaatggttgcactttctgaaactacaacattagtaaatggtttcggttccacggtttttaaatggtgtcggtattacggttttaaatggttttgattgcaCTTTCTGAAATTGCAAcagtttagtaaacggttttggtttcatggTTTTTAACGGGTGTcaatttcacggttttaaacagttttgattgcgatttattccatacagttTTCAAATGGTTAGCAATCAATTTATTAGTTTATTCccatttactaaaatttgcttttgttaataaacacttcaatcttgtatcaaattaaatgaggcattgaacaagcaaggatttaactataTAACTACACaatatgagtaaattattgaatagactgttggagAGCCTCTacggtccttaattcttccctaaattaaaccattctgttttgttaaaacaatcaaatatttaatcattatacAAGTTAATCAGATcagttttgatggtttaaacagttcgatttttatggtgtcaattcggtttgaaaccaactgGTTAAAAAGTTGAAATCGAcccgacccatttaactaatcagtcttaaacttgaaaccagaaccgaaccatttactaaatggttttgcggTTTTGATGTAAATGACTCGTTTcaattttaataaatagtttcggtttcaaattcacatccttaataaTAGGTACCAACTgtaaaacatcatcatcaataaaagCCATTAAACAAAACAAGCCTTGATTGGAAGGCCCTCATGCAAAACCTCCCACATGACTACTTCAAACTTGAGATAATATCAAAGCTTCCACATAAATTGCCACCATTTAGCATCATTCAGATTAGGGTTGAATGAAGGAGATAGCCACCATGGTGGACAATAAACCCAATTTAGAGAAAGAGCAGAACCACTGATTAGAGCATTGGAGAATAGatattcaaaaagaaaagacaacatgaaaagacaaaaaaaagtaGATAACAGACTTAAATTGTAGTCGCGTTTAATTATTAGATCAGTAACTTTATGAAGAATCGAATGTCTACCAATCGTAGAAGGCACAAGAAAAATTATTAAGACATGAGTCCCAAGGATCGGCCCAAATCCTAGGGtccatttgataacatttcaagaaacacaTTTTCGCggtttctgtgtccagaaacggaacaaaaagcgtttgataaaactgtttcatttcacttgttttcagaaattgaaattgaaatttctatctatttatggtttaagaaacgacccagaagaaacaagtagaacttgtttcgccgtttctggaaatgatttgtggccattctttcgctggttactatcgacttccaaaaATATGACtgatcaaacaccttcaattccatttctatttctagaaacgaaaatttgtgtttctgctgtttcttttcaagaaacggcaaaaacgttatcaaacgggcccctagtATTAGCACCATCTCTAATATGAATGCAAACAATTTTCTTAATATGAGGTAGAATACTAGCTATACTATTCCCAAGTTCAAGAGGACGTGCCTAGTCTATCAGTTCTGACTTCATCTCTAAGTGACTTGCTACTAGTACAAGAAATTAGTATTAAGTGTACTAATAATTCTgttaaatatatttatatttgtgACTAATCGTCTTAAATCGCCATGTTATCCACTTAAATCATAGATGcatagatggagaatcgaacctgagaccgtgcacctatccacacaatccccaattcgtcCTAATCATTTGgacaacccacggatgggtaaGTTTTACCTTGAGTTTGTTGTACAATATCTTGTATTCATCGCTTTTGCATTTGCTAGCTAATTTTGACAAGCCATTAAGAGGCTTGGAAGTATTAGCCCAACTTGAACATTTATATTCACTACTAAGACCTCGATGGGGGTTCTAGGGCCACATGCCTCGAGGATTTATTTCTTGAATTATATGGGTATTTCGGTAAACTATATTGATAGGATTTCACTATAAAGTTGTAGTGAgggttctttctctataatCAATAGGGAAGTTTACAATGctaccccctagagaatgtcacaattaaTGAAACACCCCTTGTGTAACTGATAATTacactcagaccccttaccatCCGTCTCTGTTAACTTAGGATTTGAATGAAATTCTTACCCTTTCGACTAAAACATATGATGCAGTCCTATTTTACCCTAACCTCTCAATACCCCTCACCTTTACCGTGGAAAACAGAGGAGTAAAACCCTTTTTCGTTCCTGAGCACACATCCACCCTTTGCCATCCCTGCGCAACCGCTATCCTTCTTTATATCTTATCGTGGATCTGAATAATCTAATCGAACCACGCAATCTTTCCAAACCAAGAGAAAATTCTTTTAAATTCACCTTAAGAATGATGAAGTTTTATTttactcccaaaaaaaaaatcttgttaaaaatacaagaaaacataagaaaatttaagaaaaaaaaaatctttcttttaatgataaccaaacatacatattttttattttcttactattttatttttatttttttacaatctttttcttcttttgactaCCAAAAACAGCCCAGGCATTGTGTAAAATTGTTGGAGTGAGAAATAGTCTCATActgtttagcaaaaaaaaaaaaaacaaagagagaaataGTCTCATGCTGATTAGGCATCCGAATCCGACCATCCCGTGATTGTTATGTCAGACATCATCGTCCAAAACCTAGTCAGCTTTTTTCTTTCAGAGCTCAAGGGTTAACTATGGGATCTGCAAAACCTTTTCTACTTGCATGAGTTTCAAGTCATCCCAAAATGGTCAACTATGGATTCCTCTTTGTGCAAATGAATTCAccaatgagaaagagagagaaacagagggTGAACAGGGTTGAATCTGATGGAAGGGATGGGCAAAATCGCACCACAGACACATTCATTTGTGGGACCCTTGTAAATACTACCCCTAGGCCTCAGTGGTGGGCCCACTTAACAttttttcaagaagaaaaaaatgggataaAAGGATAAGACTGGGGTGGAGTGTGGAGGATTTGAAACATGCCACGCGCAAGAAGTGAAGAATATGATTATGAATTCAGATCGACCTTTTCAGTGAGTGGGCTTAAACTATCTGCCACGTGTAAAACTGATCCTCTTTTCTAATAAAGGACCCAGAAAGAACCCCAAAATTGGCTTTAAGGTTTGGGActtaattatgaaactaattcTGAGCCATCGTACATGGTTTTAAGATTCTGTTTGTTTcaattcaaaaaattattttcatattcAGTTTGGTGCTGGGAGTGGGACCCACTGGACTGTAGGGGTTTCATAAACATGGACAGCTTTATATTCCTGTGGATTTCCACCCAACTCAAAACCATGGGCACCTTTCGTTTCACCCAGCCACCCCCTGGAAAAGCCTAAAAAACCATTTGCTCTGTCTCTCTACTTTCCTCCTCTCTATGACTCCATTCCAACCTCATTCGATGTGATCTTACCATCcttttgcttctctctctctcgtttctctcttctctctctaaatatctgttttttttttctccctggTTTTAAAGATCTTGTAAAGCTCATCAACCCATTTGACCAAAAATTTCTATCACTAGGATTTCCAACTTTTCACTTTTTGGGTCTTTCAGCTTGAATTAGTTGCTCTTTGGACTTCAATTTCAGCAATTTGATTCATAAAATTTTCGGTTTCATGCTATGGACGCTAGTGGAATTCCGGCAGGGATGATTCCGGGTATGGCTTCTGGAATGCTGGGACTAGAGATGCCTCTgcatcaacaacaacacaaGCACCAGCAGATGATGAGCTTTGGCAACCATGACGCCGACCACCAGTCGCAGTCTCAACAGGCAGCAGTGAAACAGCAAGCCTATCCTTACAACGTCAAAAgcaagcagcagcagcagcaaacGACATGGAGCGACGAAGACGAACCCGGGTTCGCCACTGGCGAAGGCGGTGGAGGAGACGCGAAGAAGCGAGCATCGCCGTGGCACAGGATGAAATGGACTGATCACATGGTGAAACTCCTTATCATGGTCGTCTTCTACATCGGCGACGATGGTGGTGGCGAAGCTACCACTACCGCCACCGCCGCCGCCACTGCCACCGATCCTTCTTCCAACGGTAAGAAGAAGTCCGGTGGGTTGTTgctgaagaaaggaaagtggAAATCGGTATCCCGAGCTATGATGGAAAAGGGTTTCTTTGTTTCTCCGCAGCAGTGCGAAGACAAGTTCAATGATCTCAACAAGAGGTACAAAAGGGTTAATGATATCCTTGGAAAGGGAACGGCATGTAAGGTTGTGGAGAATCAAAGCTTACTAGACACAATGGACAATCTCTCCCCTAAGATGAAGGAGGAGGTAAGGAAGCTACTCAATTCAAAGCACCTCTTTTTCAGGGAGATGTGCGCTTACCACACTAGCTGCGCCGCCGGTGCCGGTGCCGCTTCTGGCCATCAGGCTTCCGCCGAGGTATCCGTGGACTCTACCCACCATTCACCGCATCAGCGTTGCCTCCATTCTTCGGAAAATAATGGGGTTCTTGCTGGTTCAAGAAGTAGGGCTGATACACAGGGATTGAAGGTGGGTAGGGGAGGAACCCGAGAAGcggaaggagatgatgaagatgatgaagacgatgacgatgacgacgacgaggatgatgacgatgaggatgaagaagagatggatgaaGGTAGGGGTCAAAAGAGTAACAGCGATTACAGAGGAGGTGAAGAAGACGAATTGGGGACGAAGAAGAGGTCGAGAAGGGGGATTTTTACGTTTTCTTCTGctacttctccttctccttcatctCCAGCTTTCTTGTCTCCTGCAATGCAGCAACTGAGTTCAGAATTGATGAGTGTGCTTCAAGATGGGACGAAGAACAAGTGGGAACAGAGACAATGGGTGAGAAGCAAATCGTTCCAATTAGAGGAGCAGAGGATGAGTTACCAGTACGAAGCGTTCGAGCTGGAGAAGCAGAGATTGAAATGGATCAAGTTTAGtgggaagaaggagagagagatggagagactGAAGCTTGAGAACGAACGAATGAAGCTTGAAAACGAGAAAATGGTTCTTCTACTTCGACAGAAAGAACTCGAATTGCTTGATCTTCAACAACATCAACTTTCCTCTAACAGAAGGCCAGACCCATCTTCCATCACTGGATGATTTCTGTTTatctttcctttcccttctcccctcttcttcttcttcttctaaatttTCTTGTATAAACAAATAGAATCTGACGCTTCtgcttttcttcatttcttatgttttttcttgaattttggaACTTTGTTTATAAAAAATCGGATTGAACTTGGGAATTAGGTCATTCTGTCCAAAATCTGATTGTCTCATATTAATTAAAGCTGTTGGTGGGTCTAGATTGGATGGATTCTTCCAATTCCTGCAAGTTGAACTGACAAGAAGATGATACCCTCCACTGTCGACTGCGACTGAGACCTTCTGTGTTCTCCACCGGTTGCTCTTCTCGGGAGAAACCCTCTTCTTGTTGAGGTTCTGCTCCGCGGAAGAAGATTTCTCCGACCCGTATCAGAATTCAGATCGAACCCCATTGacaaaatggggaagaacatcAAGAGCTGCATCAACCCAATTTCATAACCCCAAAGCAACAACCACATCCACTGTTTTACAATATCAGCAAGAACGATTTCACAGAAGAACAatctattggagaagatgatgaCACTTCCATGTTATCGGActaacttctaaaaaaaaaaaaaaaaggaaaaggaaagaggtCCTGGGTGAGAACTATGTAGTCTTACGACTCCACCTCGAAAATgtatgtcgagaggctgtttcggcGTAACTAAAATCATTCCCCCATAATATGATCATAGAATATTATTTCTCAATAGATTTGCTATCATAGAATAGAAATGTTACCGGACAAGGCATAAGACGTAGAATTTGGATCAGATCCtcatatgagaatcattcttgtatggTATCTGATTCACATTTGGATGATACTCAGTGAAAATCAattgcaagaagagagagatttagTGGAATTCTAGTGGGAATCAGGCACCTAACGAAAATGGTTCTCGTATGAGGATCTTATTCGAACTCTAAGATGCAAGTGGAGCTGGGTTTGGGCTTGGGCTAGTAAGTCGATCACTTGGGGCTGCGTATTAATTATGTATTTGATTATGTGCGTATATCTAGTTGAAGAGAAAGTCGTTAGAGAGGATCCGAATTTGAACTTGGATCACTTGCACATGAAATCTTCACGTACAGTATTATACGTGTTTTTTTGCTTCTATAAATTGCTCTCCATGCAACCTTTATAAGAGTGTTTTAGAGAGAGTtgcggaagaaaaaaaaggacttGTGTTGTCATGAAATTGTATGTTTAAAGTCGTTACTCTCCACATAGAGGAGTTGATCCATGTACTTTTACATCCTATTCATTTTTTTGTGGAATTGTTGCTAGGATCGATCATTCATGCTATTCCAACATATTTGAATTGAAATGTTATCGAATGATCTacacccaattttgggtttctaAACCTTGATTACCAAACATAGTTTTACTAATTTGGATTACTTGTATTCACAACCTCTTATTTGCaatttattgtaattttttttttttttttttgcaatcacgtttgaaaaggaaagaaaaaaaaattgtaatcatGATTGTGTATTATATATAAGTCTTTCCATATTTGGTAAATATACTCTttaatgtaaattttattttactttataaataaaaagaatttagTAACATCATCATGTAAGGTGATATTACTTAAACTTCAATTCTagaattaatttgattttactttctcttttttcctcttgCAAGGAAACAAAATTAGTAGGATACCACTATTatcaagagagagaggtagCCCTCaatccctctttcttctctcctgaGGGGTCATTGATACATCTGATAGAAGAGTAAAAGGGATACCATCAATTGGTAATAATGGTGTCCTCCTTTCTTTCACATGTTTATCTTAACATGTTATTTATTGTGGAAGCATAGGAGTCTGGCCACAATGGGGTCACACTccccaaacctttttttttttttataataaatcaGGTGAACTTCTGGGTCGCTCAAATGAATGGTTGCAAATCAGATCACAAACATGTGATGGATATTGAATCCAGTTTTGACACAAAGTCACTATTGCCATACTTCTCTGATAATGTATTAATCATAACTACTATATCCAATAGATCTCTTAATATATCCGGTTAGGCAACCGCCCTCTTCTCCCAAATGCTTATTTctttttgctaactatgtaATGACAGGAGAAAATATTGAAGCAGTAGCGCAGAGAACTCTGATCGGGATTGAAGAAACAGTCAATAGAGGATGGGAGATGCACAAGATTTGGAGTGATATGGTGGATCTAGGACCCTTAatgaaccctaacaatttttttatgtggTCATGGGTCCCTATTCCTCTTTAAACTGAGTCGTATAGTATTTTGTTTAAACcaattttttatgtaaacaGTAATAATAATATGGTTCGTATAGTCAAGCATAGATTTCACTCCCCATTTCACCTCTAAATAACAGTTGAGGCActtttggaagccaagaaataaacaaagaagaaaagatataataagacaaaaattatACTGAGTTAATAATTGATTATGTGTCTTCTTTctcttcaattttaaaattttcttttcttttcttggcttccaaacattTCCTAAGCGATCACAGAC
The sequence above is a segment of the Macadamia integrifolia cultivar HAES 741 unplaced genomic scaffold, SCU_Mint_v3 scaffold267, whole genome shotgun sequence genome. Coding sequences within it:
- the LOC122067015 gene encoding chromatin-remodeling ATPase INO80-like, yielding MDASGIPAGMIPGMASGMLGLEMPLHQQQHKHQQMMSFGNHDADHQSQSQQAAVKQQAYPYNVKSKQQQQQTTWSDEDEPGFATGEGGGGDAKKRASPWHRMKWTDHMVKLLIMVVFYIGDDGGGEATTTATAAATATDPSSNGKKKSGGLLLKKGKWKSVSRAMMEKGFFVSPQQCEDKFNDLNKRYKRVNDILGKGTACKVVENQSLLDTMDNLSPKMKEEVRKLLNSKHLFFREMCAYHTSCAAGAGAASGHQASAEVSVDSTHHSPHQRCLHSSENNGVLAGSRSRADTQGLKVGRGGTREAEGDDEDDEDDDDDDDEDDDDEDEEEMDEGRGQKSNSDYRGGEEDELGTKKRSRRGIFTFSSATSPSPSSPAFLSPAMQQLSSELMSVLQDGTKNKWEQRQWVRSKSFQLEEQRMSYQYEAFELEKQRLKWIKFSGKKEREMERLKLENERMKLENEKMVLLLRQKELELLDLQQHQLSSNRRPDPSSITG